In Candidatus Nomurabacteria bacterium, a genomic segment contains:
- a CDS encoding PrgI family protein: MQFVVPQFIDVEDKVIGPISVRQFILLLVGAGMIFLEYELIYQLNNNIWVFLFSAIITGLLDIVFAFVKVNGRPFHFFLLNFLVTMRDPRLRIWSKEVSLKDLKREQANANPVQTVVEPTKKSLTPSKLAMLSLVVDTGGAFKAPQKIREGSVSVKRDEAPSLSDDEFRS, translated from the coding sequence ATGCAGTTTGTTGTACCTCAATTCATCGACGTAGAGGATAAAGTCATCGGGCCAATATCAGTGCGGCAGTTTATTCTGCTACTCGTTGGCGCTGGCATGATTTTCTTAGAGTACGAATTAATTTACCAGTTAAATAACAACATTTGGGTCTTTCTCTTTAGCGCAATTATTACTGGTTTGTTGGACATCGTTTTTGCCTTTGTGAAGGTGAACGGACGACCTTTTCATTTTTTTCTCCTCAACTTCTTAGTGACCATGCGTGATCCACGTTTACGTATCTGGAGTAAAGAAGTGAGCCTAAAGGATTTAAAGCGTGAACAGGCAAATGCAAATCCAGTTCAGACGGTAGTGGAGCCAACCAAAAAGTCGCTCACACCCTCAAAGTTGGCAATGCTTTCTTTGGTTGTTGATACTGGAGGAGCCTTTAAAGCTCCACAGAAGATTCGCGAGGGAAGTGTGAGCGTGAAGCGCGATGAGGCCCCCTCGTTAAGTGATGATGAGTTTCGCAGTTAA
- a CDS encoding ATP-binding protein: MPDIDFSKAAGQTPSPSPLPKSERQRQQDERLEAEQERELLEAERVYRAGVVTVRDLIAPAAMKVEADFLRLGSQYVRTLFVVSYPRYITVGWFAPIINFNIPLDISMFFYPIESAVILKQLRNKVGVLEAQIISDAEKGAPRDPVRETALRDIEKLRDDLTQGTEKFFQFALYVTIYSSRKDHLDLLTEKIESILGGRLIYSKRAFFQAEQGFHSTLPLGSDQLQVTYNMSSSPIASSFPFISSDLTSDNGILYGINRHNNSLILFDRFSLQNANFVVFATAGAGKSYAIKLEILRSLMLGADVIVVDPEMEYRHLSDAVGGTYINISLNSDSKINPFDLPRPSREDEKPADIIRSAVITLKSLIRLMLGELNHEEDSLIDRALLETYAKKDITPDSDLQNIDPPLMKDFEEVLGDMVGTEDLVQRLKKYTEGTFAGLFNSATNIELNNQLVVFSVRDLEDELRPIGISTIVSYIWNIVRSQLKRRILVIDEAWWLMQHEDSAKFIYALVKRCRKYYLGVTTITQDVNDFLRSPYGQAIVNNSALQLLMKQSPAGIDIVQKTFLLTQGEKYLLLECNVGEGIFFAGAKHAAIKVVASYTEDQIITSDPRQLLEIEQAKEEFDEAYAAGQTDLPQDQFGTAKNEPLEAKRSLSDTEGLG, encoded by the coding sequence ATGCCTGATATTGATTTTTCCAAAGCAGCTGGCCAGACGCCTTCACCCTCGCCTTTACCAAAGTCAGAGCGGCAACGTCAGCAAGATGAGCGACTAGAGGCCGAGCAGGAGCGCGAACTACTTGAGGCTGAGCGGGTCTATCGAGCTGGAGTAGTTACTGTTCGCGATTTAATTGCTCCGGCGGCCATGAAAGTAGAGGCAGACTTCCTGCGATTGGGAAGTCAGTATGTCCGTACTCTCTTTGTTGTTTCATACCCGCGCTATATTACTGTTGGCTGGTTTGCGCCGATTATTAATTTCAATATCCCGCTAGATATCAGCATGTTCTTCTATCCGATTGAGTCAGCGGTTATTTTGAAGCAGTTGCGAAATAAGGTGGGTGTACTTGAAGCACAAATTATTTCCGATGCTGAGAAGGGCGCCCCGCGTGATCCAGTACGAGAGACAGCGCTTCGTGATATTGAAAAATTGCGAGATGACTTAACGCAAGGTACAGAAAAGTTTTTTCAATTTGCGCTTTACGTAACCATTTACTCTTCGCGTAAAGACCACCTTGATTTACTGACAGAAAAGATCGAATCAATTTTAGGAGGTCGATTAATTTACTCTAAGCGTGCCTTCTTCCAGGCTGAGCAAGGTTTCCACTCGACGCTTCCCCTAGGGAGTGATCAACTGCAGGTGACCTATAACATGAGTTCATCGCCGATTGCGTCGTCTTTCCCCTTCATTTCCTCTGATCTCACCTCAGATAATGGTATTCTCTACGGCATTAATCGCCACAACAACAGCTTGATTCTCTTTGATCGTTTCAGCTTGCAGAACGCAAACTTTGTTGTCTTCGCCACGGCTGGAGCTGGTAAGAGCTACGCCATCAAGCTAGAGATTTTGCGTAGCTTAATGTTGGGCGCCGATGTCATCGTGGTAGATCCAGAAATGGAATATCGTCACTTATCTGATGCCGTTGGAGGGACCTACATTAATATATCCCTGAATTCGGATTCAAAGATTAACCCCTTTGACCTACCGCGCCCGTCTCGCGAAGATGAAAAACCGGCTGATATTATTCGTTCCGCCGTTATTACCTTAAAGTCTCTCATTCGTCTGATGTTGGGCGAGTTAAATCACGAAGAAGATTCTTTGATTGACCGGGCATTATTAGAGACGTACGCGAAGAAGGATATTACCCCAGATTCAGATTTGCAGAATATAGACCCGCCACTTATGAAGGATTTTGAAGAGGTCTTAGGCGATATGGTGGGAACAGAAGATCTCGTGCAGCGTTTGAAAAAATACACTGAAGGTACTTTTGCCGGCCTCTTTAACAGCGCTACAAATATTGAATTAAATAATCAGCTCGTAGTGTTCTCGGTACGTGATCTCGAGGATGAATTACGACCAATCGGAATTTCCACAATTGTCTCTTATATTTGGAATATTGTACGTTCTCAACTGAAGCGTCGCATCCTCGTGATTGATGAGGCGTGGTGGCTCATGCAACATGAGGACTCAGCTAAGTTTATTTATGCTTTAGTGAAGCGATGTCGTAAATATTATCTTGGAGTAACGACTATTACGCAGGATGTGAATGACTTCTTGCGATCACCCTATGGCCAAGCGATTGTAAACAACTCCGCTTTACAGTTACTTATGAAGCAATCGCCAGCCGGTATTGATATCGTGCAGAAGACTTTCTTGCTCACTCAAGGTGAAAAGTATCTCTTACTTGAGTGTAATGTAGGTGAGGGTATTTTCTTCGCTGGAGCAAAACACGCGGCTATTAAAGTTGTAGCGAGTTATACCGAGGACCAAATTATTACCTCTGATCCACGCCAGCTCCTAGAGATCGAACAAGCTAAGGAAGAATTCGATGAAGCTTATGCGGCCGGTCAAACTGATTTGCCGCAAGATCAATTCGGCACAGCAAAAAATGAGCCACTCGAAGCAAAGCGTTCGCTAAGTGATACGGAGGGCTTAGGTTAG
- a CDS encoding thioredoxin domain-containing protein, translated as MMENKKHNWLLPLLVALAAIVLIGFTWWTISIPTTPNLSTRFPTVHLTDPVRGGQDAQVTIVEYSDFQCEFCQTWHTVAQQILDKYGDKVRLVWKDFPLTDLHPEAKAAAEAARCAQQQFAFWEYHDQLFARQSELGTALYTDIAQDLGLDAQAFTRCRGSGDADTFITQSQQEGVTLGVSGTPTIYVGQYIFKEAPSFSTVDSLVSSLLSE; from the coding sequence ATGATGGAGAATAAGAAGCATAATTGGCTCTTACCTTTATTAGTAGCGCTTGCTGCCATAGTCCTGATTGGGTTTACCTGGTGGACTATTAGCATCCCAACTACGCCGAATCTTTCCACGCGTTTCCCAACTGTACATTTAACTGATCCGGTTCGCGGCGGACAAGATGCGCAGGTGACTATTGTTGAGTATAGCGACTTCCAATGTGAATTTTGTCAGACTTGGCATACGGTTGCTCAGCAGATACTAGATAAATATGGCGACAAGGTAAGATTGGTATGGAAAGACTTTCCCTTAACCGATCTACACCCAGAGGCAAAAGCAGCCGCAGAAGCAGCGCGTTGTGCTCAGCAGCAATTTGCTTTTTGGGAATACCACGATCAACTTTTTGCACGTCAGAGCGAGTTAGGCACAGCGCTTTATACTGATATTGCCCAAGACCTTGGCCTAGATGCACAAGCCTTTACTCGTTGCCGAGGTTCAGGTGATGCAGACACTTTCATTACGCAGAGTCAGCAGGAAGGCGTGACCCTTGGGGTAAGTGGCACGCCAACCATCTACGTTGGTCAATACATTTTCAAAGAAGCGCCAAGTTTTTCTACGGTTGATTCACTTGTTTCTTCATTACTGTCTGAATGA
- a CDS encoding transglycosylase SLT domain-containing protein produces the protein MKRRDLFFILLVGIVGGAFFSLQTPTAQASECCCVEIEVVGGAPIQDCKVLDECALPYLPTDLDPLQCAGVNTDIESSTTSDPIYFTPNAPIPGVFEGPQEVDGTLLSRYIRSFYIYFVWIVGILAVVMTMYAGIQWLTAAGNTSQIENAKSTMNGALVGLVLTLTSYIILQAINPALVTLQDLSIFSVPSQLIGEKGESSARGDTAAGLPESIQDLSGVSNVTKWDDLIRTISNENNVNPYYVKAIMMIESRGNANAISPVGACGLMQVMPANANGVCLVGEARAEENIRAGVNLIARLIRNTCPSSASLKSGKTVECNPQQTNCYNGSWHYVIAAYNGGVGANCSSQTCAPAGPGLKGQTWWECTDNGGFAETRNYVKSVEKMYTIVQGWGGLN, from the coding sequence ATGAAGCGAAGGGATCTTTTCTTTATCTTACTCGTGGGAATTGTTGGGGGAGCTTTTTTCTCTTTGCAGACGCCGACAGCCCAGGCTTCAGAATGTTGTTGTGTAGAAATTGAAGTAGTGGGAGGAGCACCGATACAGGACTGTAAGGTGTTGGATGAATGTGCCTTACCTTATTTACCAACAGATCTTGACCCACTCCAATGTGCAGGTGTAAACACAGATATTGAGTCAAGCACTACAAGTGATCCGATTTATTTTACGCCTAACGCACCTATCCCAGGAGTTTTTGAAGGACCACAAGAAGTAGACGGCACACTACTGAGTCGCTACATTCGCTCTTTCTATATTTATTTTGTTTGGATTGTTGGTATCTTAGCAGTAGTGATGACAATGTACGCTGGCATCCAATGGTTAACCGCGGCCGGTAATACTTCGCAAATAGAGAATGCTAAATCCACCATGAACGGAGCCCTGGTTGGTTTAGTGTTAACGCTGACCTCGTATATTATTTTACAGGCGATTAATCCAGCACTTGTGACGCTTCAAGACCTCTCTATCTTTTCAGTTCCAAGTCAGTTGATAGGAGAAAAAGGAGAATCAAGTGCGCGGGGTGATACCGCCGCAGGTTTACCAGAATCAATACAGGATTTAAGTGGAGTGAGTAATGTCACCAAGTGGGACGACCTGATTCGAACGATAAGTAATGAGAATAACGTCAATCCATATTATGTGAAAGCAATCATGATGATTGAGTCGCGCGGAAATGCAAACGCGATTTCACCCGTTGGCGCATGCGGATTGATGCAGGTAATGCCGGCAAATGCGAATGGCGTATGCCTGGTCGGTGAAGCACGAGCAGAGGAGAATATTCGAGCTGGTGTAAATCTCATTGCTCGACTCATTCGAAATACCTGTCCGAGCTCAGCTAGTCTAAAAAGTGGTAAAACTGTGGAGTGTAATCCACAACAGACAAATTGCTATAACGGCAGCTGGCATTATGTGATTGCGGCATATAATGGAGGAGTGGGGGCTAATTGCTCCTCACAGACTTGTGCGCCGGCTGGACCAGGCTTAAAAGGTCAGACGTGGTGGGAATGCACAGATAATGGTGGCTTTGCGGAAACTAGAAATTATGTAAAATCGGTAGAAAAGATGTATACTATTGTGCAAGGTTGGGGGGGTCTGAACTAA
- the radA gene encoding DNA repair protein RadA, whose amino-acid sequence MRNSTLFVCSKCDAQYSSWQGRCAECQAWGTLEPANASASDQMVSATKPAAATPLHELRGSNVERFSTGIAECDRVLGGGIVPGAMLLLAGAPGIGKSTLVLQLASHIAKGGKVLYVSGEESGEQVKLRLDRLGLSAENIDFISSTVIEPCLAAADKLKPRLIIFDSVQTLASSSIPSEAGTVGQVRTVTNLAMHYAKNHTVATLLIGHVTKEGVTAGPKTLEHLVDTVLSLEGDNKHQFRLLRSSKNRFGTTNEVGVFTLEEKGLREVANPSERFLEERQQGSGSVVTATMEGTRAWLAEIQALVNPSVFGMPRRSATGVDGQRLQLILAVLTRRAGLQLGTQDVFVNVVGGISVREPAADLAIALAVASAFRNVSFDSHTAMLGEIGLGGEVRSVGQIEQRVRELERMDFKRVLVSAKTKMKKSGIEIIPVATVKDAITALLPKA is encoded by the coding sequence ATGCGTAACAGCACCCTATTTGTTTGCTCAAAATGTGATGCGCAGTATAGTAGCTGGCAGGGCCGATGTGCCGAGTGTCAGGCTTGGGGTACTCTAGAGCCAGCCAATGCCAGCGCTAGCGATCAAATGGTTAGCGCAACAAAGCCGGCTGCAGCTACACCCTTGCATGAATTACGCGGCTCAAATGTTGAGCGATTTAGTACGGGCATAGCAGAATGTGATCGCGTATTAGGTGGCGGGATAGTTCCCGGAGCAATGTTATTACTGGCTGGCGCGCCGGGTATTGGAAAATCAACTTTAGTGTTGCAACTTGCTTCCCATATTGCGAAGGGCGGCAAAGTGCTCTATGTCTCGGGTGAGGAATCCGGGGAGCAAGTAAAATTACGTCTTGATCGGCTTGGTTTATCAGCGGAAAATATTGACTTCATCAGTAGCACCGTAATTGAGCCATGCTTGGCAGCAGCTGATAAACTGAAGCCTCGCCTCATTATTTTTGATTCAGTGCAGACACTCGCTTCGTCCAGTATTCCCTCCGAGGCTGGCACTGTTGGACAAGTGCGCACGGTTACGAACCTGGCGATGCACTATGCAAAAAATCATACCGTGGCCACTTTACTCATTGGTCACGTGACAAAAGAGGGGGTAACCGCTGGTCCAAAAACACTGGAGCACTTAGTAGATACTGTACTTTCCTTAGAAGGCGATAATAAGCATCAGTTTCGCTTATTGCGTAGCAGTAAAAATCGCTTTGGCACAACCAATGAAGTTGGAGTATTCACGCTCGAGGAAAAAGGATTACGCGAAGTTGCTAATCCATCCGAGCGCTTCTTAGAAGAACGACAGCAGGGTAGTGGATCAGTTGTCACAGCAACGATGGAGGGCACTCGAGCTTGGTTAGCAGAGATTCAGGCTCTAGTAAATCCCTCTGTCTTTGGCATGCCGCGACGCTCAGCAACTGGAGTTGATGGACAACGTTTGCAGCTTATTCTAGCAGTTTTAACGAGACGAGCAGGTCTGCAATTGGGGACTCAAGATGTATTTGTGAATGTGGTTGGAGGTATTAGCGTGCGTGAGCCAGCCGCCGATCTCGCTATCGCACTCGCAGTAGCTTCTGCTTTTCGAAATGTTTCGTTTGATTCACACACGGCCATGCTGGGAGAGATAGGCTTAGGCGGTGAGGTGCGAAGTGTGGGACAAATCGAGCAGCGTGTAAGAGAGCTTGAGCGTATGGATTTTAAGAGAGTGCTGGTGAGTGCAAAGACCAAGATGAAAAAAAGTGGGATTGAAATTATCCCGGTTGCCACAGTAAAGGACGCCATTACTGCTCTTTTACCAAAAGCTTAG
- a CDS encoding HD domain-containing protein: MSLERDIQFLYEVGTFRFIPRTWRQFLNADFANDSEHTIRVIWIALTLARHENQGDAGKIAKMALVHDLPETRTGDVHYVSRLYTSRNEEKAAQDIFHDTSLGSEYVELFREYQAKESIEAKIVKDADILDQEFEISEQSSKGNKINETFGPKRQSMLREKLSTASAKKIWDAIQKANPHDWHDKGVNRFSEGDWKKEA, encoded by the coding sequence ATGAGCCTCGAGCGCGATATTCAATTCCTGTATGAAGTAGGCACTTTTCGCTTTATTCCACGTACTTGGCGACAGTTTCTGAACGCTGATTTTGCCAATGACAGCGAACATACTATCCGGGTTATCTGGATTGCCCTTACTCTTGCCAGACACGAAAACCAGGGCGATGCGGGCAAGATTGCTAAAATGGCCCTCGTGCATGATTTACCGGAAACTCGAACGGGTGATGTGCACTATGTATCACGCCTCTATACTAGCCGAAATGAAGAAAAAGCAGCCCAGGACATTTTCCATGACACTTCGCTAGGAAGTGAATATGTAGAGCTATTTCGTGAGTATCAGGCAAAGGAATCTATCGAAGCAAAGATTGTGAAGGATGCTGATATCCTTGACCAAGAATTTGAAATAAGCGAACAATCAAGCAAGGGTAATAAGATAAACGAAACTTTTGGACCAAAACGCCAATCGATGTTGCGCGAAAAGCTCTCCACTGCATCAGCTAAGAAAATCTGGGACGCAATCCAAAAAGCGAACCCACATGACTGGCATGATAAGGGCGTGAATCGTTTCAGTGAGGGCGACTGGAAAAAAGAAGCCTAA
- the recG gene encoding ATP-dependent DNA helicase RecG, with amino-acid sequence MDLKTPLTQLRGVGPKIAQALQRLGIQNVRQLLQHYPFRYEDFSQVIPISRLQAGIAASVRVHVELLGARRSFRRRMSITEAAVKDESGYLKLVWFNQAYIAKSLENNEEIIVSGTPSLAKDGSLQMTNPSFEPVKDEQTHTGRIVPIYPVTDGLTPKYLRYLVQQALPCVEEIKDPLPTKIRQSEKLPKLETAVRDIHFPKTYAALRAARARLAFDELLRFQLHNQMHRAQLHHAAAPKIEFHEKATKDFVATLPFTLTNGQRNAAWEIIQSMNEAHPMNRLLQGDVGSGKTLVAILAALNTMWSKHQVAIMAPTEVLAEQHFQSIQKTLQDTSITIALLTGSQAKANRNDAIKKSQLKKEIGQGSIQLVIGTHALLVEDVQFQSLGLIIIDEQHRFGVAQRKLLKEKTGTALSTEPHFLSMTATPIPRTLALTLYSDLDISTITEMPKNRKPIRTHLIPEAKRKEMYGFIAQQIAQGRQAFVITALIDESDLLGVKAATHMAEELQKHVFPKLRVALLHGKLGSKEKEKIMRDFADHHYDILVATAVIEVGIDVPNASVMVIENAERFGLAQLHQFRGRVGRGDAQSYCFLLSQSETSGRLKKFAATRSGFAVAEEDLKRRGPGELRGGRQSGLPDFRMASLQDIELIAHTRDIAKELLQQDVNLEKWPGLLETIRHDAVHWE; translated from the coding sequence ATGGACCTCAAAACACCGCTTACCCAACTGCGTGGAGTAGGACCAAAAATCGCTCAAGCGCTTCAACGTCTCGGTATCCAAAACGTACGCCAACTGCTGCAGCATTACCCTTTTCGCTATGAGGATTTTTCGCAAGTCATCCCTATTTCTCGCTTGCAGGCTGGGATAGCAGCGAGTGTGCGTGTGCATGTTGAGCTGCTTGGAGCCCGTCGTAGCTTCCGTCGCCGGATGAGTATTACTGAAGCGGCTGTGAAAGATGAGAGTGGTTATCTGAAGCTTGTCTGGTTTAATCAAGCCTATATCGCCAAGAGTTTAGAGAATAACGAGGAAATAATTGTCAGCGGCACACCAAGCCTGGCAAAGGATGGCAGCCTGCAAATGACCAATCCAAGTTTCGAGCCAGTGAAGGATGAACAAACGCATACCGGACGCATTGTGCCTATCTATCCAGTTACTGATGGTTTGACGCCAAAGTACCTCCGCTACTTGGTGCAACAGGCACTACCCTGCGTGGAAGAGATTAAAGATCCTCTACCAACAAAAATCCGTCAAAGCGAAAAGCTACCAAAGCTCGAGACTGCCGTACGGGATATTCACTTCCCAAAAACCTATGCTGCACTAAGGGCCGCGCGAGCTCGACTTGCCTTTGATGAGTTGCTGCGTTTCCAGTTACATAATCAAATGCACCGCGCACAACTGCATCATGCTGCAGCACCCAAGATTGAGTTTCATGAAAAAGCAACAAAAGACTTTGTAGCGACGCTCCCCTTCACCTTAACCAATGGACAGCGTAATGCAGCCTGGGAAATTATTCAGAGCATGAACGAGGCCCACCCAATGAATCGCTTACTGCAGGGTGATGTCGGATCAGGAAAAACCCTAGTAGCCATCTTGGCTGCTCTTAACACTATGTGGAGCAAACATCAAGTTGCCATCATGGCACCAACTGAAGTACTGGCTGAGCAGCATTTCCAAAGTATACAAAAAACCCTGCAGGACACGTCAATAACTATCGCTCTTTTAACTGGATCCCAAGCAAAGGCAAATAGAAATGATGCTATTAAAAAATCGCAGCTCAAAAAAGAAATTGGCCAGGGAAGCATCCAGTTGGTGATTGGCACTCACGCCCTGTTAGTTGAAGATGTTCAATTCCAAAGTCTCGGACTTATCATCATTGACGAGCAGCATCGCTTCGGGGTGGCTCAGCGTAAACTCCTTAAAGAAAAAACTGGCACAGCATTAAGTACAGAGCCACACTTTCTCTCCATGACCGCAACGCCGATCCCCCGCACCCTAGCGCTTACTCTCTATAGCGATTTGGATATCAGCACGATCACCGAAATGCCAAAAAATCGTAAGCCTATAAGAACGCATCTCATTCCCGAGGCAAAGCGAAAGGAAATGTACGGCTTTATTGCACAACAAATTGCGCAAGGTCGACAAGCTTTTGTCATTACCGCGCTCATAGATGAATCCGACTTGCTGGGCGTCAAAGCTGCCACGCATATGGCGGAAGAATTACAAAAGCATGTCTTCCCTAAACTCCGTGTAGCACTCCTGCACGGCAAACTTGGGAGCAAGGAAAAAGAAAAGATTATGCGTGACTTTGCTGATCATCACTATGACATCCTAGTAGCAACTGCAGTCATCGAGGTAGGCATAGATGTGCCAAATGCAAGCGTGATGGTGATTGAAAATGCTGAACGTTTTGGTCTAGCGCAACTGCATCAATTTCGTGGACGAGTCGGCCGAGGTGACGCCCAATCGTATTGCTTCCTCTTAAGTCAATCAGAAACAAGTGGTCGTCTGAAAAAATTCGCGGCAACCAGGAGCGGTTTTGCCGTAGCTGAAGAAGACCTGAAGCGCCGCGGGCCCGGTGAATTACGCGGAGGCCGACAATCCGGTTTACCTGATTTTCGCATGGCGTCACTCCAAGATATTGAGCTTATTGCTCATACTCGCGATATTGCGAAAGAGCTATTGCAACAAGACGTCAACCTGGAGAAGTGGCCAGGGTTACTTGAAACAATTCGGCATGATGCAGTGCACTGGGAGTAA